The nucleotide sequence ACAACTCTGAGGACATTTTTCCATGATAGCGTCTGACAAAATAATTAGGATACTACGATTATTGTTATTGTAAAATGCATACAGTGCTTCAAAACAGCATAAGAAGCTGTTTAAATATGTATCTACCACAGTGACCCAGgggtgcacaacacaacaaaaccaGCAagttgaaaacacaatgaaaccatagcacaatgaaattaaagggatagttcacctataaatgaaaatgtgctgatcatttactcaccctcaggccatccaagatgtatctgagtttctttcttcatcagaacagaatttaagatttttaggaaagtattcCGGGCTTCCGTCTCcaaccaatgcaagtgaatgtactccaatttttttgacggtccaaaatgcatatttaagcagAATCAAAATATTCCACATGACTCCGGTTGTTAAACTTCTTCTGAACCGAAACGAGTgatcatttttagaaacaaaacaatacttataaacTTTTTAACTACAGATTTTCGCTTCCGTCCAGCTCTGGGAGGGGTGAGGCCACGACATCTTGAGGAGGCACCATCTCCTCTTCTCCTCTAACATCAAAATCCTCCGACATTGTTGTTTACAATTGTTTGGACTGTTTTAGTTTGGACGGTGCTTGGTCTGTGCATGTGTCTCTTGTAAACGATGAtgtgcttcctgcctcctcctccatgtGTGACCTTGCCAACGCATTTACATCACGCGAGAGGTCGTTGCCTCACCCCTCCGAGAGCTGGACGGAAGTGAAAATCTGTAgttaaaaagtgtatatatatttttttttaaatgatcaatcGTTTCAGTTCAGAATACGTTTATTTATCAACGGGAGTCATGTTGATTATTTTGAAATAAGCCACAACCCAATGAAATAAACTGTAACACAACAAAATTGagtttaagtgaatggtgaccagaactttgaaagtcaaAAAaaggacttttactttcacattcaatcacctactggtcgggctggtcaaaggtggagatttctagtaaaaaaggacctaaatattgatctgtttctcacccacacctatcatatcacttcagaagacatggattaaaccactggagtaatatggattgcgtttatgctgcctttatatcctttttggactttcaaagttctggtctccattcacttgcattgtgaggacaaacagacagaaagttattcttctaaaaatcttcatttgtgttctgcagcagaaataaattcatacacatctgggatggcatgagggttgagtaaatgatgagagaattttggtttttgggtgaactgtccctttaaacagtaactcttttgttgtgttgtggtttatttccattgtgttgttgttttctgttgtgttgtgccGCTAGGATTTATTTAGTTTAAATACGCATCTTTTTCCTCTATGTTTAGGCCTTCTGTTCAAACTGAGACAGTGTTTTCATACAGTGAAAAATGAGCTTTTCAAGCTTTTTTGAGCTTTTCATTGTTAAACCTTCAAAGGTGACAGGAAGTTTACGAGGAATTGGTGTCCGGCATGCGCAGTAATGggatttaagtgtttttattcgtttcagtgtggatgagcaacttttggaaataGTTTAAAAACAGCAGTGTGAACGGAGAgcgtttaaaaacaaaaatttagttttcaaatatatccagattaatgtggacaCAGCCTTATATTCattgtgttatttattatttccattttgttgtgttgtgcactcCTGGGCCACCATAGGGCTACTAGAGTTTTACAGCAATAACAATAACTAACAATAGCAATAATTTATGCTAAtaataactatggtattttgtcaGAACCTACGGTTATCATGTAAATCTAAATGTATAAGGGTAGGCCTAATATTATGCTCTGCTCTGATTCAGTCATGAATTATGTACAAaccaattatttatatttataattctaTAAATGTGCAGAGCACACCTTTATGTTTGGTGTATTGTATCtgttaacatacatttttttctccaaatagacaatcaaatgtttttttattaacatcAATATTTTTGATACCTTTGTGTACATGATGGAATTAAGTATTTCACATTTCAGGAACAGTTTGTTTGACAATTCATTTGATAagtccatttattttttatttattttaagttatgaGTTTATTATTCAAATTGCCATCAGTAATTTTGTGTGTATGTCATTTTGGagttacagtgacacctagtggtgtggatgcagcatcgttcaaaatcaatagttttcagttacaggtgccattgtagaaattcactattcacaatcggccatgattaatttaatccatgaatgaaagtgtccaataacaagacagttactgagattaagagtagtatttggctggtcatgtgatcctagcatggcagcccccatgaggggaccctatGATGTAAAATAAGGTAACTGATATGATTGGAGTCTTCTGtgcatatttttcaaaattacaataaatttctttaacacacacatttttttttttttactgagtgcacttttcaATATTAGTGATTAAATGGGAGTGTAGTGCAGTTTAGTCCATCCACAGTGCAGTGCATTTACTCTATATGTAATTGAGAAAGCAAATtgagaattttgtttttaatcatattgATTTTTATGTAGCATGAATATGAAATACAAATTAATgtagcattattatttttttttaattgatgatttGTTGTGTGGATCTGCACGCTCTCTACCTTTTATAttaatgtttaaacaaaattataatatattcaaAAACTGTCTGAAGGAAATTTCTATGTTTActgaatattttaaattgtaaaaaataaaaaataagtagtcAATCATATTGGATATTGTTAGGAGTATTAACAAGTGAGTTCAATCATTTAAAGTTTCATTTAAATGGGTTAAAAATGAAgtcaaacaaaatatttacaataaactATCTTCAAGTAAAGGGCAGGCCCCTGTCTTGCTTGACGGTATAAGGGGTATAAACCTTTGATAAAAGGTGCGGTTTCAGGTCACATGGCATTTGGATCATAATGAAAGTGCCAGGAAAAAACTATAACAAAGGTGTCCTACTTTTTAAAATTTCATAAATTCCACTAAATTGAAGTGTAATGTTCAACAAAATAAATCATGAAtatgttgttttatatatatattaatttcttTAAGTGTACACCTTGAGTTCAGAAATGCCTCAGTCATTAAATTACTTTGGTTGTCGAGTTCAACATTATCTGTAGCTGCATGGTGAACTCAAGTGGCTGATTGAGGAACACCCTTAAACCCAGAGAGTGGGAAATTTCCCAAATCAAAAAGAATTGAGGACTGGAGTTCCCaatgtgtgatttaaaaaaaaataaaaaataaattataataatgttttagaTTGAACATAGCATGTCACAACACAGGATTAATCAACTTCCCAAAAGTCAGAAATGTTATTACCCAATTATTGTCAAGTTGTGTTCATGGTATCTTGGTGCTTCATATGGGCTGATTATTTTAAGGTCAGAAGTTCCAAACCCCGAAACTGGTCTCTCAATCATCATACGCTCAAGGCACACTGGTTACCAAAAAGGGACACTTCTTGTGAGTGTATTGTGCACTTGATAAGCAAGTAACTGATGGACTAAACAAAATTGGGGAAATTTCTATTAAGCGTAAAACAAGTCAGCACCAGGATTGTAAAgacatttgtaaaatgtttttttttaaaacaagcccATATCCTACAAAGAGATCTGCCCTGTTTAGATTTTGGAAGTGTTTTTTTATAAAGCAAGTTGTGGAACAGGTGTAACTCACTGATCAACTTCGGCAGGTTTGATTTTGGATGCCAACACTGTAACATCAGCCCCATCTACCCTCATATCTCCCCTCCCCCTGCACCCACAAAGAAGGAAAACATGAGCCAAATGCAACAGATTTCAACCATTTATTCAGATGGTCTCACATGGAGCAAGTTCTTACATACTACTTTCGGAAAGAGAAAAATGGTACTGAGGAACATAAAAATGGAGTTTGTTGAAATGGCGATGTCATGGCCTAAGCTGCATGCTAGAGTTCTGATCTCCAGATCAAGGGAGTTGACACCGTGTGGGAGAACAACAGATGTCAAAATTACATGGCGAACAGGATGAGGAACGCCACCATTAGACAGAACAGGCCCATGGCCTCCGACAAAGCAAAGCCCAAAATGGCGTAAGAGAAGAGCTGCTGTTTCAGGGAGGGGTTCCTGTTAATGAAAAGGTAAGAGGAAGAACAATTAGATTCaaagtatgtactgtatgtttgtacTGTATGCATTTCTTGCATCCTTCTGCACAAAAATCAATAGTGACAAAGAAACAGCCATTGGGATTGTGCAACAAAGCCATTTTCCTTACAATCAAAAAGAAAGCTTATTTTAGATCAGTGTAAAATAGTTAAACTTATGTGAAATGCCTTTAAATGCATCTAAAGCTGCAGGGGACTCAGTGACCCAACAGTACTTGTTTCCTTTTAACACCAATTTATTAAAAAGGTTCATGTGGACCATGATCAGTTTCCACACAGAACTGCTGTACCAATGCAAATAATTTGGCATCTCCTTTGCATTGTATTTTACACTTATTGTCTGGTATATAGATCATCTGCCATTGTGGTCTGCATTTCCCTTATGCCTGATTTTTACCTCAATAACATTAATTACCTGGCATAGCCAATAATGAGGCTGCCGAACACAGTCCCGATTCCAGCTCCTGATCCGGCCACACCCACTGTGGCTGCACCAGCACCAATGAACTTGGCTGCAGTGTCAATATCTCTGGATACAGAGCTGGTCTGGAATGCCCGGGTTACATTAAGATGGGACGATTGACTGACTGGCAACAGGGCTGCCTGAAAAGGAAAAATGTGTCAAGTTTATATGCAAGAGTAGAAccaagtagggctgcacaattataggAAAAGCATTATTGTTGATTATTGTAATCGCAATTATTAAATgtagattaaaatattaaataactttGATGTCACAAAGCAActgtgtggttcttcagagttcaatggtggatatgagctgcgctccggtgtcttttaagcatcttttaagcgtTATAtggtattgtattttatattgtactaATGTTTAAGGTAAGAAAAATTTTAATTTGCaaattgatatctatggtatagaatcaattaaaatattgctaaattactgcttaaattattagtccacatacagtaaacatggcatattcaatattcaaacttattaacagctgatttaaatcgaccaagttactgcgTTCAGTGAGACCTTTAGTGACAAGACATGGGAcatgcactttggaaattaaacagtcatttgcgatcagagtttttgcgattcgtgaaaatgttaaaatctacaaatctgcgtggcaaatgggtcttattagagcagacgcgATAACAATGACGGCGATTCCTGAAATATGCCATATTcgttatgttggctacacctccaaaacacacttaaGAGCAGTTAAGATtattttattgccattttgtacaaatcaacttcacattggccttattaacatgacaaaaacctgcctttacattttttataaattgtacacagaaatagAGCAAcgcgacaaactctcccattacagtGACTgcggtcactcactgcaggtttacaccgtttgagatctgcatttcgacGCGAGCGCAGTGACGCGCCACACAATGCTCTACACTCTCGCAAttgataataaatcaattatttacaccgcaTCTGTGCCTTGTAGAACGGGATCGCTTTAgttgtcgtgttgctcattttcagtgtatttaacatccATGTTCAAAGCGAGCGGttcaatatgcaatgaatccaaagtTCTTtccgctcttgttctacagcttcttttcaagtatcaggtgatgtttcttcattaTTCGTGTGCCAAGCGAACAGAGCTAGaccataaagcaagcatctgggcattcagacagGTTAAAgcttgcgcattaggatcagttgtcattactgtTAGGACAGAGGACTAATCTAAACGGCTCCGATTAGACATTGcagtttcattgctcaacggacatgttagtgattggttagaatactcaaccgctgcaaaaacacgcTGTAAATAGAAATcattgatgcaacaggagcaTACTTTAATTTAATGCTGTAATATTcaattttcacgattacataattgTGGCAGCCGTAATCGTAATTGCGATTAGTTTGATTGTgcagaagttaaaaaaaaaaaattacctttaCGCTCTTGTAATTTTGCATGCCCATGTCAATATAATCTATACTAAATGTAACTGTAAAAAACAATGGGCTAAAACACAGGTTGTCAGGAGGAAACCGGAGACTACATGGTTATTTCAAAGTTTGATCATTACAATCTATAGTACTGGAAAAATGTCATATCTAAAGGAATATTTAGCTTGGACTTTACCACACCTCTCTAATGCATGCATCTGAAATTACAGGAAAGGACATTTTCACCTGTTCACTTCTTGCTTCAGGTCTACTGAACACAGACACCGAAACAGGCCGGGCCAAAACCCTGGACCCCCCGCGGAGCTGGTGAAAAAGAAAAACCTTTCAGAACACAACCACTGCCTGACCATAAtgatatattttaattatcatttttatgCCATAAAAGGCTATTTTTATTGCAAGATCAAGGtagtttaagaaaacaaaaactaacaTCTTACAACATTGCAATAAAAACTACTCAAGATCTTCCCATTAAttagataaacattttaaatcttcaATTGAAGCTTCTTTGATTAAAAGAAACAGAAGCTTCTTACATGCATTTTGCATTGTATAAGTCAAAGTTATGCAGCGAAGCATGTGGCGCAGGTTTACAATTGTTAACTTGAACAAAAACAAGCATTTAAATGCACATCTATAAAAAAAGGTCagctgttaaaaatacatttcagtgaATACAGTGAATAAGACCATTTctgcctggtattaagatgcgtttttggtAATCGGATCACATGGTCCGTGCTAAATAACGATtgaatcacaaaaaccacatgcGAAATTGGTCAAACGCATCTGAATGAATCACATGagaggtgtaaacactaatctgTCCTGTATGCGTCCCGgcagcagcgaagcaccacccGTTGCCGGTCAAGCATTTTCAGCGgtaaaacaagtttaaactttgTTAGTTAAGAGtgggttttaaattttttttttttttttaaataaaatgtgtgtgagaACGTGTCTGGTGTCAATACACGGACACTTATGAGAAGCTcaaacatctgcagctcaggttaatactAGTCGACTgagatcttctttttttttaaatggctgatGGCAATATCCAGATTGCAGGGTGGCcgatacaatgctgatatatcacaattttataaaataaaaaatcaaacgtaacattgcttaaaaaaaaaaccaacaacaactTTAGcactttatttacttaatttcaCAACACTTATACAAAGTTATATTAATAAACTTATATTtaattctcttaaaaaaaaaaaaaaaattgcattttaaaaaggtaGACAGTAGTCTCTTCCAATTTCTGTTTAGTTATAACATTTTTGTACCATTTCTGCATGacgaaattgttaatatattagaatAAAATCGCATCTGCGCATTACCAAATCGCATTCTCATTAAAGACCCAATAAAACcaactgtacatacagtacacagtgaatatGGCATTTACTCCTAGTTCATAGAATATAGAGAGATCTTCACATatacattagatagatagatagatagatagatagatagatagatagatgcacttTAACATGGAGCTTGGTTGTTAACATGTCTCAGATGCTGCTCCATATGCAAGCAGGCAATTCTCTGCAGCCTCAAGGCCTTAAACCAATCGCCGACGATAATTAAATTCGGCTTCGCAATATATCGATCGACCACTAGTTAATACAACTACTCCATATAAATAATGGACAATTCTGCTCcaaatgttgcttttgtgcttGGATTCAATTTCAGCTGCATCAGGGAGAAAAAGTGCAccgtttgtttttttgcactttgtcttttctgactttataTTTGTCGTTTATCATCATGCAGGAACACAGCAATTGAGTCACTCCAATTCCGCTCACCAAGTGGTCAGAGAAGACTTATTTAAATGACTAGAATttaacagcgatgtgtctcacttGACCACATGTGAGCGGATCGcccgagatgcatcttaataccaggtggcaAATGGGTTGAAAAGGACCTGATAATGGATGTAGACCACAGTAATCAACTTAAAATTAAGAACAGTCATTGCAACAAGGTGCAATCTAACAAGAATGCCCGTCCTGAAAAGTACTTTAACCCCAATGGAGTGGGACAGTATTAATACGTACCACAGCAGGTGAGGTGACAAACTTTGCACATGCATACATGTCTGTAGCCTGTGGAGTAGATAGATATTAGACAGATGAAAGACAAAGATCACCAATGTCATCTACACAGAGGCTGGGAATGCATCTTATTCCCAGGTATTAATGTGCATAGTGACAATAAGCATGGCAAAGACAGAACTCTGGCAGGTTTGTGCCATCATGACCTTAAGTTATTGATGGGGGAAAAGATTTACAACAACTCAACAACACAAGAGTCTTCAAAGTAAATAAACTGCCATTTTGTCTTATTGTtcagcatgcatttatttatctaCACTGCAGGTGCATACGAGGCTAGTATCAGTCTTTAGCAAGTGAGACACTAATGCTGCAAAACTGCTTTAGGAAGAGCGATTAGCCCCTTCAGTTCAGCGGTCAAACACATGGCAGAATAAAGGCCACTTTAACATTAAAGTGTTACAGATGCGTTCATCCAAATGTATTCCCGAAACAGGATACAGCCTATATAGAATTAGCAAAATTCATTGTTTCAGCCAGCAAGTCCAAGACAGCGAGTCTCAGTCCATCTTTGTAGGAGGTTTTACAGGACAAGATGGAAAATCATACAAATATTCACAGTGACActtaactgaataaaataaacttaaaaggaataattcacccattAATACAAATTCTagttcctcaccctcatgtcctcccagatgtgtatcactttcttttgcagaacaaatGTTGGtatgttgattttttttgtaaagaattttagctctgtaggtccattcaagtTAATGCatcaagaactttgaagcttcaaaaaaggacataaaggcagcatagaagtaaaccaaaagactccagtggttaaatccatgtcttaagaattgatatgataggtgtgggtgagaaaaagatcaatattaacttttcacttttttcttcttcaatataaatctccactttcaaacagcccccCCTAAACATTTTTCTCTCCTTAAAGTTCAAACATTTGTCAATTCACATTTGTGCAAATCAACACCTACAGGGTAGGGAGAATTAAACAGATAAatagattatttattttactgtaaatcctCATGTAGGTAGCGATATACACAAATAACTTTaaattgctaaaaacaaaatatataaaagtgaATGTCAAGATTGATCGTTAAAAATGATTTGTATGTGTTACTTTtaagctgcttttatgtgctttttttagcttcaaagttttggtcaccattcactagcattgagCAAACTTACAGaacggagatattcttctaaaaatccttgtgttaagcagaagaaataaagtcatccacatctgggacgGCTTGAAGGGGAGTAAAAGATGAGCATTttcaatttggggtgaactatccctttaagtgacctGTGCATGTAGACATCCTATGTCAGGACGCCCTTTGCACAACCTTTTGAACAGGCAGGGCTTAAAGATCTTGCTTACTTCAAAAATCTTAAATGGAGCACCAGAAGACATTCAGAAAACACTAACCCGTTGAATGGTCGACCTCAGCCCTATGCATGTCACTCCTCGCATAGACATGATCGAGAGTGAAGGTCACCAATGGCAACTAATGGTGCTTTATTGAAAGCCAACATATGAACGGTCTAATAGCATATCTAGCAATGACACGGGTTGCACTTGCGTGTCATTGGCAATATTATAACACATGCACTAGACGGGTTCAGGTGCAGCGCGAGCGTCCAGACCGTTTTGGGCCCAGCGCGTGTCAGACATTTTGCAAGTGTCACCCAAGGCGGGTTGCGAGCCAGACGAGATTAAAACTTCTGTACATACAAAATGCAATAATAAACCAAGTTATAAACCCGTTTGCGTTGTTTACCAGTAACTCGACATTTCAGGGTGCTGAGACGTGCTCGTGGAATGAATCCCTCATTCATTCATATGAAATGACTTTGACAAGCGGCTAGCGGAGATTTAGCAATGCGCTTCTCTGAATGGCAGCCGAGAGCTGAGCTGGATCAGAAACGTTCGCACATTTTTAGTTTCAAAGAAGATTTTTCATCAATATATGTCTCTAAACATGAAGCAGAAAAACCCTCACTTACCTAATGGAAGCAGCTCAAAAGGGCCGGGGTAACAGAGGCAAACTTGCAGCAGGAAATGAGTGGTACGCCGTGGAAACCTGTTCCCTTGTAATTTATCAGCTTTAGAACAACGTCCTCAATGCTGATTGGACATGGGGTCACGTTGTCGTTCTCTGATTGGCTATAAGGTATGTCAAGAAATGAAACATACCCAATTGTGCGCGTTGTCAAGAAGGCGGCAGCTCATTGATTGGTGAAAAGGATTTGAGCataaggtttttattttttattcatgccAAACGTCTTACATGAAATTGTGTAAAAAATTACAGAAcaagaacagtaaaaaaaaaaagtttttttccaGGCAATAGTATGTTCCGGAGGCTGCATTTTCAGGACCGCAGTCCTAGGACCACATTTCTAGGGCCCTGTTTTTGTGACAGCGCCACCTACCGAATTGGAGAACCGACGTCCTAGGACCGCATTTCTAGGACCAAATCTTTGGAGGACAGAAAAAAGTGCAACCAAGGCAGTATTTCCACCAAATACTAACTCCTTATAGTTTTAAAGGTTTATTACACCCACATACTTATTTCTTGCAATTCAACTTGGTTGCTAAGAGCTGCATGTTGAGCAATTTGTGTGACTAATTAACACAATTAACtcaagtaaaataaagaaaaatatgctATGGCCTTTTCAGTCACTAGATCTCAACCACAAATCAAGACACAAAGATGACCCTGGGGGCAGATTCAAGATTGTGtatatttgataaaataatacaaatttaacacacacacacacacacacacacacacacacacacacacacacacacacacacacacacacacacacacacacacacacacacacacacacacacaaacaaaaacccaTTTGATCATCAGCTGCCACATGGAAAGAACTTCTGTCTTCACCGACTACTGAGAGACAGAAAGACGGAATGTGAAAGAGAAGTGAATGAAATAAGGAACATTTACTTGAACATGTTCAACTctgtatttcatatttaaaagaaCTTAgtaacactcactcactcactcactcactcactcactcactcactcactcactcactcactcactcctccACTTCACTGAAATATTAAATGGAGAACATTATCACTGCTGGATTAACAGAAATACTGTTAACACTTTAAAAAGGATACATTGGacattgtgtaaaaaaaacaaacattttctacTCTTGCCTGTGATGATAATCAGGACCAGAGAAGAAGGCCTGCTCAGCCTCCTGCAAAGACAAATTCTGAAGCACTGCCATGACATATATGATGGCCTATCAAAAGAAAATGGTTCATTTAAATATACACAGGTCTGTACACAAGCGGCATAGGGTATAGTTTACAGTAGGTTTGGAAGTGCAGGAGCATGcacaaatatattatattgttagGCATACCTCTGGAAATAGATCGCAGTGAAGTTCAGTTGCTTTGGTGTTCTATGCAGTGCTGACTTCAGATAAGCAAAAAGGGTGTCCTGTTGTTCTTCACTGTCGAGGTAGACAGGCACCAGGGAAGAGGATTTCTGAGGAAACCACTTTGAAGGCTTCCCATTGAGTACACCCTATGGGCAAATTATTTTGCCACAATTATCACaattatttttaaccaaaaatattcCACCCCCCTACCTTTAGGGCTTCTTTCAAAGCCAAACCTCCAAAACAAATGAACATACACTGCCCGAGTACTGCTGGAGGAAGACTCAGGTGGAGATCAATGAGTGCACGGGCAGAGTGTGTGCAGGTAGGCAGGTATGTATTAAGAGAGGCAGGTGAGTGACCGATCACAGATGGAGTTTTTATTGGCCTGTGACTGCCATAGATAATggtattttcttttcattatCAGAGCACTTGATTTATTGATTGCTGTTGGAATGTAAAGATCCCCTGTTGATGTTTGGGATTCCACCTCCTCAGTGCACCAGACATTCCTGAACAGCCATTTTCCATTATACTTGTGTTGGCATGATCTCTTTGTCCTTGCACAAGGACAGTGCCACGAATTATTTTTTGTGTCATACGACACCATGACTCTTCCTAAACGACT is from Xyrauchen texanus isolate HMW12.3.18 chromosome 8, RBS_HiC_50CHRs, whole genome shotgun sequence and encodes:
- the LOC127647677 gene encoding ATP synthase F(0) complex subunit C3, mitochondrial-like; translation: MYACAKFVTSPAVLRGGSRVLARPVSVSVFSRPEARSEQAALLPVSQSSHLNVTRAFQTSSVSRDIDTAAKFIGAGAATVGVAGSGAGIGTVFGSLIIGYARNPSLKQQLFSYAILGFALSEAMGLFCLMVAFLILFAM